The sequence TCTTGGTAGCGATTGGTTACTAGATACAGTCTAAATGCTTCTCTATTCATAAAAGTCTCCTTTGATGGCTTTTAGCCAGTTTTCATCTCTTTTTAGGAGAGAGAGTTGATTGAGAACTTGGTAACGAAAACCTTCCAATCCCATTCCTTGAACAAGAATTCTCTCAGCAGCGATATTGAGATAAGAAACTGCTAGGCAGGAAGCTTCAAAGGCAGTCTTTCCTTGGCTGAGAAAAACGGTTGTCAAGGCTCCAACCAGGTCTCCTGTCCCTGTTATCCAGTCCAATTCTGCACAGCCATTCCTCAATACAGCAACTTGATTTTCTGAAACGATGAGGTCCTTGGGGCCAGTGACTAAAAATGACATACCAGGATAAAGCTGACACCAGTCTTTCAAGACTTGGAGCAAATCCTCAGTTTCTTGATCTTTAGCACTCGCATCGACCCCAACTCCGTGGTGTTTTAAACCAACAAGACTTCGGATTTCCGACATATTTCCTTTAAGGACCGTGGGATTGTATTCTAAAAGATCTGTGACTAGGTCCTTACGAATGGATGAAGCTGCTACGCCAACCGCATCTACTACCATTGGGAGGCCAGCTTGAGCTGCATAAGTAGCTGCCATGCGGATTGCTTTCTCCTTCTCAGCTGACAAATGCCCCAGATTGATAAAGAGAGCTTGGCTTTGTTTGGTAAAATCAAGAACCTCACGGGGATCATCTGCCATGACAGGTTTAGATCCCAGAGCCAAAATTCCATTGGCCAGCATCTCACAGGAAATCTCATTGGTGATGCAGTGAATTAAGGAGCTGGAGGTTAGAGGAAAGGGATTTGTAAATTCCTGCATCAGTCTATCCTTTCTCCAAAGAAATATCCCTGCACTTTTTTAAAGAATTCCTGCTTGATTAAAAATCGAAAGGCAAGAAAAGCTATGGCTGTACCAATCAAGGTTGCTCCAAAAAATCTAGGAGTGTAGATAAACCAGCTAAGCTTGGCCGCAGATCCTGTAAAGAGAACCATGACAGGATAGGAAACAATGGAACCGATAATCCCTGTTCCCAAGATTTCTCCTAGAGCAGAATAGCGAAATTTCCGACCATACTTATAAAAGAGACCTGCAAGGAGGGCTCCAAAAGTAGCTCCTGTTAGGGCCAAAGGGGGAATACCTTGAGTCGTCATACGGATAAAGGCTGTGACTGTAGCCATGACCAAGGCATAAACAGGTCCCATCAAAATCCCTGCAAGAATGTTGACTACACTGGACATTGGTGCCATTCCTTCAATTCGAAAGATGGGTGTAAGTACTACGTCAAGAGCAATCATCATGGATAAAATGGTTAATTTGTGAACTTGTAGTTGGTGGTTTCTCATTTTCTATTTCTTCTCTTTTTCTAAGGATTGCAAATCACTCGTCCAGGTTTGATGTTGGTAAGCCATCTCCCAAAACTTAGCTTCCATGTGGACACTTCGGTGGAAGGCCTCTAGCATTTTTTGTTTGTCTGTCTCGTTGCTTTCGCGATAGAGCTGATTGACCAGGGCTTCTTCCTCTTTAATCTGCTGTTCTAACTCATCGGTGATATAGGTCTCAATCCACTGTTGATAAAGAGGATTCGGGGATGGTTTGCGATTAAGTGCCTTGCCCAAATCATGGTATAACCAAGGACATGGAAGCAAACTAGCAAAAGCAATGCCCAAGTTTGGCTCTGCAAACTGGCGATAAATATGAGAAATGTAATGATAACAGGTTGGAGCGATTGGATGTTGCTCCATTTCCTGGTAGCTGATTCCTAATTCCATGAAAAATTGTTGGCGGATAAACAACTCACCCTCCACTAGACTCTGGGCATTTTGTTTCAAGAGTCTTTTCATCTCTTGGTTTGAAGTCTTATCAGCCAAGAGGTGATAGGCTTCTGAAAAAGACTTCAGGTAGTAGGCATCCTGAATCAGGTAATAGCGGAAAATAGAAGGTTCTAAATTCCCCTCTTGTAACTGTAAAACAAAGGGGTGATGAAAGGAAGCCTGCCAAGCTTCCTTGGATAATTCCATCGCAATATCTGTAAATTCCATAATAACTCCTTTATAGAAATAGGCTGGTTTGAAGCAATAAAAAGAAAAGTAGGTAGATCAATTTTGTCCTCTGAGAAATATAAAAAGTCCGATAACTATTCTCCAACTGTGCATGCTCGTCATATCCATGCGCAGATAGAGCTCTCAGGTAAAGATGGCGCCACCTAAAGACTGTCATCAGAACCTTACTGTAAATCAGGGGAGACCAAACATGCAATTTTTGACCACGCAATAAGCAAGCTTCCTTGAGGGACTTGATTTCTTGTTGAATGAGGGGAAAGGCATTGAATACCACAATTAAGGCATAGGCCCAAGACCGTGATAACCCCTTTTGAGCCAAGTACAAGAGAAGCTCTTTTAAGGAAATACTGGAAACAAAGACAAGACAGATACAAACCGTCACAAAGGCCCTCGTTCCAAGTATCACTGCCTGCGAAGCATCCCCATGTAACTGTACTGCCCAGTAATTGGCAAAAGATGGTAAAATGGCGAGCAAGAGCATCCAAGCCAACAATTTAAATCGACGGTAGTAGAGCATGAAGAGAATGCAAAATGCGACTACTGAAAGATTAAGAGCAATCGAAGGAATGAAAGATGTTTCCAAGGATAAAATTAGAAAGAAGAGACCGATTATCGGTGTCTGGGTTGCTACTTTGACCATACTACTTCACCTCCCCTTGAGTATTGATACTCCGAGATGTGAGAGGTTTGCTGATGGTCACGTCTTTGAGATGACTAAGCCCCTCACTCGTCATCTCAATCCAATAATCAACCACAGAAATCAAGGGATCTAAACGATGGCTAATGATCAGAAAACTTCTTCCTTGATTTCTGTCCTCCAGAATCCACTGACAAAAGTAGTCGCAGGCTCTATCATCCAAACCAGCAAATGGCTCATCTAGCAAGATCACAGAAGCCTTGCTGGTCAAGATGGTCAAAAGCTGAAGAATCTTTTGTTGACCACCACTTAATTGATAGGGACTCTTATCAAGCGCCTGCTCCAGATTAAAATATCGTAAAGCTTGGAGAATCCGCTGATTTCTTTCAGAGTCTGGACTATCTAATTGCAGTTCCTCTCGCAGACTGACTCGGATAAACTGCTTCTCAGCTTCCTGAACAACACCTGTCAAGTCACGATACAAACTCTTTTTCTTTTTCAGGACCGAACCCTTCCAAGTAATGCGCCCTTTATACTTTTGAAATTGAAGAATTGAGCGAAAGAGGGTTGATTTCCCGACACCATTATCACCCAAGATACAAGAAATTCCTTGGTAGAATGTAAAATCAGAAATGGAAAAGAGGGGGCGATAATCTAGCTCACAAGTCGTTCTGTCCATGTGGAATAGTTCTGGGCTAGGAGCAACTTTCTTTGAAGCAACCTGTGTCATCTCAGAGCAAGGGATTTGAAACACCTCCCTTAACTGGCCGTCTCTTAGCTCCACCATATGGTCGATATAGGCTTCATAGTCTGATAAATCATGGTCGCACAGGATGACTGTCTTCCCATTAGAGACCAACTCTTTTAGAATCTCTAGGATCTCTAGCCTACTTTTTCGATCAATGGAAGCAAAGGGTTCATCCAAGAGATAGACCCTAGGGTTCATAGCAAAAAGAACAGCCAGTGCAGCCTTTTGCTTTTCCCCACCTGATAAGTGATGAATGGGACGGTGCAAAATCGCCTTGCAGCGACATTGCTGGACCACCTCTGCTATTTTAGAATCAATTTCCTGAACGAGATGCCCAATATTTTCCAAGGTAAAAATCAGCTCCTCAAACAAGTTCTCCATGGTAAATTGGTGATTGGGATTTTGAAAGAGAATGCCGACCGTCTGAACACGTTCAACGATTGAAAGCTGACTGACCTGGTTTCCATCTATCAGGACTTGACCACTATAGGGTAAGGAAGTGACCTGGGCAATGATTTGAAAGAGACTGGATTTTCCTGAACCACTGCTCCCAACTAACAAGGTAAAAGCTTGCTCATGAAAAGTAAAATCAATCGGCTCCGAAAAGATTGGGGATTGAATCCCTCTTAATTCCAGGCCCATCTATGCCTTTCCTCCAGCTGCAAACTGATGATAGAGTTTGACAATGGCACGAACCAAAATGGTACAGAAGAAAAAGACGGAAATAAAACGCACCACCAGCAAGGAAAGGACAAAAGGAAGGGAGAAGGCATAGTAACCTAATTTAATGTATTCATAGACAAAGCTAAAAAGGGTAATCCCAATACTATTAGCAGTTAGAGAGAGCCAACTTTCATAGCGATTCTTGGTTACGAGAAAACCAAATTCACTTCCCAGACCTTGAACCAAGCCAGACAAAAGAGCTCCTAGACCGAATTGGCTACCATAAAGGACTTCAGCAAGTGCAGCAAGCACTTCTCCAATCGTTGCACTTCCGACTCTTGGAACAAAGATAGCTGCAATGGGTGCAGCCATACACCAGAGACCAAAGAGAATTTCATTGGCAAAGGCCTGCAAACCAAGAGGGGCCAAGATCAGGGTGAGAATATCAAACAGATAGCCTGAACCCACAAAAACGCCACCAAAAAAGATAGACAAGAAAGCAAGCAAGATAACATCTTTTAACTGCCATTTTTTCAACATAAAAAACTCCTT comes from Streptococcus oralis and encodes:
- a CDS encoding hydroxyethylthiazole kinase; the encoded protein is MQEFTNPFPLTSSSLIHCITNEISCEMLANGILALGSKPVMADDPREVLDFTKQSQALFINLGHLSAEKEKAIRMAATYAAQAGLPMVVDAVGVAASSIRKDLVTDLLEYNPTVLKGNMSEIRSLVGLKHHGVGVDASAKDQETEDLLQVLKDWCQLYPGMSFLVTGPKDLIVSENQVAVLRNGCAELDWITGTGDLVGALTTVFLSQGKTAFEASCLAVSYLNIAAERILVQGMGLEGFRYQVLNQLSLLKRDENWLKAIKGDFYE
- the thiW gene encoding energy coupling factor transporter S component ThiW; translation: MRNHQLQVHKLTILSMMIALDVVLTPIFRIEGMAPMSSVVNILAGILMGPVYALVMATVTAFIRMTTQGIPPLALTGATFGALLAGLFYKYGRKFRYSALGEILGTGIIGSIVSYPVMVLFTGSAAKLSWFIYTPRFFGATLIGTAIAFLAFRFLIKQEFFKKVQGYFFGERID
- the tenA gene encoding thiaminase II, which codes for MEFTDIAMELSKEAWQASFHHPFVLQLQEGNLEPSIFRYYLIQDAYYLKSFSEAYHLLADKTSNQEMKRLLKQNAQSLVEGELFIRQQFFMELGISYQEMEQHPIAPTCYHYISHIYRQFAEPNLGIAFASLLPCPWLYHDLGKALNRKPSPNPLYQQWIETYITDELEQQIKEEEALVNQLYRESNETDKQKMLEAFHRSVHMEAKFWEMAYQHQTWTSDLQSLEKEKK
- a CDS encoding energy-coupling factor transporter transmembrane component T, which produces MVKVATQTPIIGLFFLILSLETSFIPSIALNLSVVAFCILFMLYYRRFKLLAWMLLLAILPSFANYWAVQLHGDASQAVILGTRAFVTVCICLVFVSSISLKELLLYLAQKGLSRSWAYALIVVFNAFPLIQQEIKSLKEACLLRGQKLHVWSPLIYSKVLMTVFRWRHLYLRALSAHGYDEHAQLENSYRTFYISQRTKLIYLLFFLLLQTSLFL
- a CDS encoding ATP-binding cassette domain-containing protein; translation: MGLELRGIQSPIFSEPIDFTFHEQAFTLLVGSSGSGKSSLFQIIAQVTSLPYSGQVLIDGNQVSQLSIVERVQTVGILFQNPNHQFTMENLFEELIFTLENIGHLVQEIDSKIAEVVQQCRCKAILHRPIHHLSGGEKQKAALAVLFAMNPRVYLLDEPFASIDRKSRLEILEILKELVSNGKTVILCDHDLSDYEAYIDHMVELRDGQLREVFQIPCSEMTQVASKKVAPSPELFHMDRTTCELDYRPLFSISDFTFYQGISCILGDNGVGKSTLFRSILQFQKYKGRITWKGSVLKKKKSLYRDLTGVVQEAEKQFIRVSLREELQLDSPDSERNQRILQALRYFNLEQALDKSPYQLSGGQQKILQLLTILTSKASVILLDEPFAGLDDRACDYFCQWILEDRNQGRSFLIISHRLDPLISVVDYWIEMTSEGLSHLKDVTISKPLTSRSINTQGEVK
- a CDS encoding ECF transporter S component, giving the protein MLKKWQLKDVILLAFLSIFFGGVFVGSGYLFDILTLILAPLGLQAFANEILFGLWCMAAPIAAIFVPRVGSATIGEVLAALAEVLYGSQFGLGALLSGLVQGLGSEFGFLVTKNRYESWLSLTANSIGITLFSFVYEYIKLGYYAFSLPFVLSLLVVRFISVFFFCTILVRAIVKLYHQFAAGGKA